The sequence below is a genomic window from Candidatus Methylomirabilota bacterium.
TCAAGAGCGTGATCGATCCTCAGGCGGCGGGCGATCAGGCGGCCGCCTTTGCGGCGCTGCGGGTGGCCGCGGGCCACATGTCGATGATCGGCGATCCCCTCGCCGGCGCCATCGCCAAGCAATTCCCCGCGAAGTATCCGGGCGACGCGGCGGCGCCGGCCGCGGGGCTGCGCACGACCCTGAATCTCGCCCTGCGGGAGCACGTCTACCTCGCCGCCGCCGCCACCAACGCCGCGCTGAGCGGGCGCAAGGCCGAGTTCGAGGCGGCCACCGCCGCGCTGGACGGCAACTCCGTGGACGTGGCCCGTGCCATCGGCTCGGTCTACGGCCCCGACGCGGAGAAGGCATTCCTGCCGCTGTGGCGGAAGCATATCGGGATGGTCGTCGACTACACGGTGGGTGTCGCCACCAAGGACAAGGCCAAGCAGGACAAGGCGGTGGCCGATCTCGTGGCCTACACGGACGACTTCGGCGCCTTCCTCGCCGCCGCGAACCCGAACCTGCCCAAGGCCGCGGTGGCCGATCTCGTGAAGCACCACGTGGTGACGTTGAAGGACGTCATCGACGCGCAGGCCCAGAAGGATTCGGGACGCGCCTACACCGCAGTGCGCACGGCGGCCGCGCACATGCAGATGATCGCCGACCCGCTG
It includes:
- a CDS encoding copper amine oxidase N-terminal domain-containing protein, giving the protein MNRRTWIRAIGAALLAAVVGVTTPALAAHGSASASDLRTGYNALLAEHVFLAAAATNAALGGRQAEFEAAAAALDGNSQDIATSIGSVYGPDAEKAFLPLWRKHIGMAVDYTVGLATKDKARQDKAVADLIGYTQDLGAFLASANPNLPKDVVAELVKHHVVTLKSVIDPQAAGDQAAAFAALRVAAGHMSMIGDPLAGAIAKQFPAKYPGDAAAPAAGLRTTLNLALREHVYLAAAATNAALSGRKAEFEAATAALDGNSVDVARAIGSVYGPDAEKAFLPLWRKHIGMVVDYTVGVATKDKAKQDKAVADLVAYTDDFGAFLAAANPNLPKAAVADLVKHHVVTLKDVIDAQAQKDSGRAYTAVRTAAAHMQMIADPL